A window of the Cololabis saira isolate AMF1-May2022 chromosome 19, fColSai1.1, whole genome shotgun sequence genome harbors these coding sequences:
- the epas1a gene encoding endothelial PAS domain-containing protein 1, which produces MMTADKEKKRAISREAARKRRRVESDVFGDLCRLLPLQPSVRAHLDKPSIIRLTLSYIRMRTLLKVSDSVETNAEAGHAVKGQPGPGGGGEMNWDKEEKQGEDLVPSEETSMYLRVLEGFLVVLSAEGDMMFLSDNVSKYMGLTQTELMGHNIFEYTHPCDHEEIRHNLRLTAGEAWCTQKRDFVMRIKSALTHRGRSANLKSATWKVLHCQGQSKVCAASSSVSCLLLTCRPLPLSHTLLSTHTFTSQHSMDMRFTYCDQRVTSLLGYRPDELIGRSLYELCHAHDTSCLNKNHMNLCLKNQSVSGQYRLLVRTGGYVWVESHSAVIPSVRASRSRPAAHQPLCILCVTYVLSGVEEPTLHLSLDQIWTRYPS; this is translated from the exons ATGATGACGGCTGACAAGGAGAAGAAAAG GGCAATCAGCCGCGAGGCGGCCAGAAAGAGGCGGCGAGTGGAGTCTGACGTGTTCGGGGATTTATGCCGCCTCTTGCCGCTGCAGCCCTCCGTCCGAGCCCACCTGGACAAGCCCTCCATCATCCGCCTCACCCTCAGCTACATCCGCATGCGCACGCTGCTCAAAG TTTCAGACTCTGTTGAGACGAACGCGGAGGCCGGACACGCAGTTAAGGGCCAGCCTGGACCGGGAGGGGGGGGAGAGATGAACTGGGACAAGGAGGAGAAGCAAGGGGAAGATCTGGTCCCGTCGGAAGAGACCAGTATGTACCTGAGAGTGCTGGAGGGGTTTCTCGTGGTCTTGTCCGCTGAGGGAGACATGATGTTTCTGTCCGACAACGTCAGCAAGTACATGGGCCTGACGCAG ACAGAGTTGATGGGACACAATATTTTTGAGTACACTCACCCCTGCGACCACGAGGAGATCAGACACAACCTACGTCTGACGgcag GGGAAGCTTGGTGCACTCAGAAGAGGGATTTTGTCATGAGGATTAAAAGTGCTCTGACACACAGAGGAAGAAGCGCAAACCTCAAGTCAGCCACGTGGAAG GTGCTGCACTGTCAGGGCCAGTCAAAGGTGTGCGCGGCATCTTCTTCTGTGTCCTGCCTGCTCCTGACCTGCCGGCCCCTgccgctctcacacacactcctcaGCACACACACCTTCACCAGCCAGCACAGCATGGACATGAGGTTCACGTACTGCGACCAGAG AGTGACTTCTCTTCTAGGTTACAGGCCTGACGAGCTTATCGGCCGTTCCCTCTACGAACTCTGCCACGCACACGACACCAGCTGTCTGAACAAGAACCACATGAACT TGTGTCTGAAGAACCAGTCGGTCAGCGGCCAGTACCGGCTGCTGGTCAGAACCGGAGGTTACGTCTGGGTTGAGAGTCACAGCGCCGTCATCCCCAGCGTCCGAGCCTCCCGGTCCAGACCCGCCGCCCACCAGCCGCTCTGCATCCTCTGCGTTACCTACGTTCTCAG tgGAGTGGAGGAGCCCACTCTGCACCTCTCTTTGGACCAGATTTGGACCAGATATCCGAGCTGA